Proteins encoded by one window of Lates calcarifer isolate ASB-BC8 linkage group LG5, TLL_Latcal_v3, whole genome shotgun sequence:
- the LOC108887220 gene encoding LOW QUALITY PROTEIN: MICAL-like protein 2 (The sequence of the model RefSeq protein was modified relative to this genomic sequence to represent the inferred CDS: deleted 1 base in 1 codon), which produces MAAVKALQQWCRIQCEGYRDVSITNMTTSFRDGLAFCALIHKHRPDLINFDSLKKENVYDNNKLAFKVAEEELGIPALLDAEDMVALKIPDRLSILTYVSQYYNYFHGRSPIGGMAGIKRPAEGPTDEPSGKKNQPVVAKVFPSSKPARENSPPPSSNIKRPSPSPKQTRHAAQDALVEKPHQTGTLSNKCVICNKHVHLVQRHLVDGKLYHRNCAKSLSTTNTTAPLRDLPSNTSVSKFTSLPESTKTNTTTPNHTPSRLGPTWLVEKPSTPSSFSTTFSPSSPSRPASGVSSAAKESQTASVSKPAASGTRTTTTTTITTTSTETRPVAAPRTSITAAKTLQSKLKFLQSDSNTNNEEKKTTTINVDVNKGKNVSGKVQEATAGQAVTLVVNIGGSGKKETNVNLDKGGDKVKAAGAGGDSESSKTKASAAAFISKKLTEENNNNNSKPSWMTAALKKTDKPAQVETPKREMEGTRGRVKLRADPSLLADLQSPDTPSTAPSPASRSGGRTRTPDRGGPKPGSPLSNTSASENESPADWRSRLKPVARETKPAGPPQSSKVTNGAGKSQTSELSIGPSSFSSNVPSISVTPSPSKGFLNGQREQTENGTKSGVKITKMKPDYIPKEEIMKELQEIEDNLNELEKRGVELEMRLRSSEEEGEDDSLMDELMVEWFNLIRNKQVAMRRESELVYIGKTQDLEEQQPTVEQELRRLMEKPEHLKTSWDRKREQELMDKLVEIVNDRNAIVEGLDEDRLREEEEDEQLNKMMMNFNIKKDKPKKKSPVAKLFSWGAKKEG; this is translated from the exons ATGGCGGCCGTGAAGGCGCTACAGCAGTGGTGCCGGATCCAGTGCGAAGGCTACCGAGATGTGTCCATCACAAACATGACCACGTCGTTCAGGGACGGCCTGGCTTTCTGCGCCCTcatccacaaacacagaccAGATCTCAT CAATTTTGATTCACTGAAGAAGGAAAATGTCtatgacaacaacaaactg GCGTTCAAGGTTGCAGAGGAAGAACTGGGAATTCCAGCGCTGTTGGATGCAGAGGACATGGTGGCTCTTAAGATTCCTGACCGTCTCAGTATCCTGACTTATGTCTCACAGTACTACAACTACTTCCACGGACGCTCCCCGA TCGGTGGTATGGCAGGTATAAAGCGTCCAGCTGAGGGCCCCACAGATGAACCGTCTGGGAAGAAGAACCAGCCGGTTGTGGCCAAGGTGTTCCCCTCATCTAAGCCTGCCCGAGAGAACAGCCCTCCCCCGTCCTCCAACATCAAACGGCCCTCTCCTTCCCCAAAACAGACCAGACATGCTGCACAG gaTGCTCTGGTTGAGAAACCCCATCAGACAGGCACCCTGAGCAACAAATGTGTGATCTGTAACAAGCATGTTCACTTGGTGCAGCGACATCTAGTGGATGGGAAGCTCTATCACAGGAACTGTGCAAA gTCACTATCAACTACAAACACAACTGCACCTCTCAGAGATTTACCCTCAAACACCTCGGTTTCTAAATTCACTTCTCTGCCAGAGTCCACTAAAACCAACACAACTACACCCAACCACACCCCCTCCAGACTGGGACCAACATGGCTAGTGGAGAAACCCAGTACCCCTTCCAGCTTCTCCACCACTTTTTCTCCTTCGTCTCCTTCTCGGCCTGCTTcaggtgtttcctctgctgctaaaGAAAGTCAGACAGCTTCTGTCTCCAAACCTGCAGCTTCAGGGACAAGaactactaccactactaccaTTACAACCACATCTACAGAGACCAGGCCTGTTGCTGCCCCTCGTACCTCAATCACAGCAGCCAAGACCCTGCAGTCCAAACTCAAGTTCCTCCAGTCAGACAGCAACACTAAcaatgaagagaagaaaactaCGACCATCAACGTGGATGTAAATAAAGGGAAGAATGTGAGTGGTAAGGTGCAGGAGGCCACAGCGGGTCAGGCTGTGACTTTGGTCGTAAACATTGGTGGTTCTGgcaaaaaggaaacaaatgtgAACTTGGATAAGGGTGGGGACAAAGTTAAAGCAGCTGGTGCAGGTGGAGACAGTGAGAGCAGTAAGACGaaagcatcagcagcagctttcaTCTCCAAGAAACTGACTGAggagaataacaacaacaacagtaagcCGTCATGGATGACTGCAGCGCTGAAGAAAACTGACAA ACCTGCTCAAGTCGAGACTCCtaagagggagatggagggcaCCAGAGGGAGGGTGAAGCTGAGAGCAGACCCATCGCTCCTCGCTGACCTGCAGTCTCCGGACACCCCGAGCACTGCTCCGAGCCCGGCCAGCAGGAGCGGAGGCAGAACCAGAACTCCAGACAGAGGGGGCCCAAAGCCTGGCAGTCCACTATCCAACACCTCAG CATCAGAAAACGAGTCTCCTGCAGACTGGAGGTCCAGGCTCAAACCTGTCGCCAGAGAAACAAA aCCTGCTGGTCCTCCACAGTCGTCCAAAGTCACTAATGGAGCTGGAAAGTCCCAGACCTCAGAGCTCTCCATTGGGCCTTCCTCATTCTCCTCTAATGTTCCCAGCATTTCTGTCACTCCATCACCATCAAAGG GATTTCTGAATGGTCAGagagaacaaactgaaaatggcACCAAATCAGGAGTC AAGATTACAAAG ATGAAGCCAGACTACATTCCCAAAGAGGAGATCATGAAGGAGCTTCAGGAGATTGAAGACAACTTGAATGAGTTGGAGAAGAGAGGGGTCGAGCTGGAGATGAGGCTCCGCAGCAGCGAGGAAG AGGGTGAAGATGACTCTCTCATGGATGAGCTCATGGTTGAGTGGTTCAACTTGATCAGGAACAAGCAGGTGGCCATGCGCCGGGAGTCTGAACTGGTCTACat agGAAAAACCCAGGACCTGGAGGAACAGCAGCCCACTGTTGAGCAGGAGCTCAGGAGACTGATGGAAAAACCAG AACATCTGAAAACATCCTGGGACCGAAAGAGAGAACAGGAGCTGATGGACAAACTGGTGGAGATCGTCAATGACAGAAACGCGATTGTAGAAGGTCTGGATGAGGACAGACTCAG ggaggaagaggaggacgagcAGCTAAacaagatgatgatgaatttcA acatAAAGAAGGACAAACCAAAGAAAAAGTCTCCGGTGGCCAAACTGTTCAGCTGGGGGGCCAAGAAGGAGGGATGA